A stretch of Candidatus Vicinibacter affinis DNA encodes these proteins:
- a CDS encoding TolC family protein, translating to MKIINSSLFNLLIWTIVCHVIKAQDTVSLEQLNEMAIQQFPLTRQRVLVDENLAIQKSIFQSSYLPQANISAQAGWQSEVTELPIKIPGVPINTLAKDQYRIQMEVTQLLYDGGLVKNQKKISTLNSTTELQKISVEQYKIKEKILQLVVQIHTLDALNNQTVLLQEDLRQAINKAEVQVNQGVAFKSALYSLQAEYIRTLQKQTEIISARSSLYNTLSLLSGKSITDQTKIVLPKPDEVNFSKSNQRLELSLFDSQIAAVRQQDKLNKVRIMPRLTAFAQGGYGRPGLNFLNNEFDPFFIGGIKAFWNPTAVYNLKKERQIIQINKNMLELQKDNFLLNNSIQLSQSESELLRYKELIKADEELIVLRRKIKTSAAAQLDQGVITSADYIRELNAEDQAKQSLIIHQLQYLQSLIQYKYILGQ from the coding sequence ATGAAAATAATAAATAGTTCACTTTTCAATTTGCTTATTTGGACAATTGTTTGTCATGTCATCAAAGCCCAGGATACAGTCAGCCTAGAACAATTAAATGAAATGGCTATTCAGCAATTTCCTTTAACCAGACAACGCGTTTTGGTTGATGAAAATTTGGCAATTCAAAAGAGTATTTTTCAATCCTCTTACCTGCCGCAGGCAAATATTTCTGCACAGGCCGGTTGGCAATCAGAAGTAACTGAGCTACCTATCAAAATACCAGGCGTTCCAATAAACACCCTTGCCAAAGACCAATATCGCATTCAAATGGAGGTCACTCAGTTGTTATATGATGGTGGGTTGGTAAAGAATCAAAAAAAAATAAGTACACTTAATTCAACTACAGAGCTCCAAAAAATCTCAGTAGAACAGTATAAAATTAAAGAAAAAATTCTTCAGTTAGTTGTACAAATACATACTCTCGATGCACTTAATAATCAAACTGTGTTGTTACAGGAGGACCTTAGACAAGCTATTAACAAAGCTGAAGTCCAGGTCAATCAGGGTGTTGCCTTTAAATCCGCACTTTATAGTTTACAGGCTGAATATATTCGCACTTTGCAAAAGCAAACTGAAATTATAAGTGCACGGTCTTCATTATACAATACATTATCACTTCTATCAGGAAAATCTATTACCGATCAAACCAAAATAGTCTTACCAAAACCTGATGAAGTTAATTTTTCTAAATCAAATCAAAGGCTGGAATTGTCATTGTTCGATAGCCAGATAGCTGCTGTTAGGCAACAGGATAAATTAAATAAGGTCAGAATTATGCCAAGATTGACCGCATTTGCTCAAGGAGGTTATGGTCGACCTGGATTAAATTTCCTTAATAATGAATTTGATCCTTTTTTTATTGGTGGAATAAAAGCGTTTTGGAATCCTACTGCTGTCTATAATTTAAAAAAAGAAAGACAAATCATACAAATTAATAAAAACATGCTTGAGCTGCAGAAGGATAACTTTCTTTTGAACAACAGTATTCAGCTCAGTCAATCAGAGAGCGAACTTTTGAGATATAAGGAGTTAATTAAGGCGGATGAAGAACTCATTGTGTTGAGACGAAAGATTAAGACTTCTGCAGCAGCACAACTGGATCAAGGGGTCATAACAAGTGCCGATTATATCAGAGAACTCAACGCAGAAGATCAGGCCAAACAAAGCTTAATTATTCATCAACTACAATATCTACAATCATTAATTCAGTACAAATATATTTTAGGTCAGTAA
- a CDS encoding HlyD family efflux transporter periplasmic adaptor subunit has translation MKNPFYLFLVVVIFTSCWQKKDNFEATGTFESEEILVSAEIPGRIVKLSVHEGDTIDAGILSVVIDTVPLQLQIDQLHSSIRALYGKTLNVKPQIKLIRDQLEVQKVQLASLQREKTRFVNLVKSDAATRKQLDDILSQIDILEQQMNVSQQQVEVQSNTTGTQNRGILSEEEPLEKRIQVLLDQKNRAKILNPIDGTVLSIYAKESEVVAPGKPIYKIADMKHMILRAYISGNQLSSFKLGQEVSIYTDNGGDQMKEYKGVVSWISDKAEFTPKTIHTKEERVNLVYAIKVSVENDGYLKLGMYGEIRVNMQK, from the coding sequence ATGAAAAATCCATTTTATCTTTTTTTGGTTGTTGTAATCTTCACTTCATGTTGGCAGAAAAAAGACAATTTTGAAGCCACAGGAACATTTGAATCGGAAGAAATTTTAGTCTCTGCTGAAATACCTGGCAGGATAGTAAAATTATCTGTTCACGAAGGGGACACTATAGATGCCGGAATTCTGTCAGTCGTTATTGATACTGTTCCGTTGCAACTGCAAATCGATCAGTTGCATTCCAGTATACGAGCCTTGTATGGCAAAACATTAAATGTTAAACCTCAGATTAAGTTGATACGCGATCAGTTGGAAGTGCAGAAGGTCCAACTAGCGAGTTTACAAAGAGAAAAAACGCGTTTTGTAAACTTGGTGAAATCCGATGCAGCTACCAGAAAGCAATTAGATGACATTCTTTCACAAATTGATATTTTGGAGCAACAGATGAATGTGAGCCAACAACAGGTCGAGGTACAATCGAATACTACCGGAACACAGAATCGTGGGATTCTAAGTGAGGAAGAACCTTTAGAAAAAAGAATTCAGGTGTTGCTGGATCAAAAAAATCGTGCTAAAATTCTTAACCCGATTGATGGAACAGTACTTTCTATATATGCAAAAGAATCCGAAGTGGTAGCTCCAGGTAAGCCAATTTACAAAATTGCAGATATGAAACACATGATTCTCAGAGCTTACATTAGTGGAAATCAATTAAGCAGCTTTAAATTAGGCCAGGAGGTGTCAATTTATACAGATAATGGGGGTGATCAGATGAAGGAATACAAAGGAGTAGTAAGTTGGATTAGTGATAAGGCTGAGTTTACACCAAAAACAATTCACACCAAAGAGGAGAGAGTCAATCTGGTTTATGCAATTAAAGTTTCGGTGGAAAATGATGGATATCTAAAATTAGGTATGTATGGAGAGATTCGAGTAAATATGCAAAAATGA
- a CDS encoding ABC transporter ATP-binding protein, giving the protein MISVSIQSVSKKFLKEKQMVTALHPISFEVAKGELFGIIGPDGSGKTTLFRILNTLLLPDSGDAWVDGFHIVHEYKQIRKRTGYMPGKFSLYQDLTVQENLQFFATIFNTSIEKNYDLIKDIYGQIEPFKNRKAGKLSGGMKQKLALSCALIHKPTVLFLDEPTTGVDAVSRKEFWQILKSLQKQGITILVSTPYMDEANLCDRVALIQEGKVLSMDTPEIITGNFHKNIFAIKSAKRITLLSDLRSREFTEHVYPFGEYFHLITKSPMEPQQVYAELASMNHQDLKVEKVKADIEDVFIDLMRNEHAV; this is encoded by the coding sequence ATGATCAGCGTCAGCATTCAATCAGTTTCTAAAAAATTTCTAAAAGAAAAGCAAATGGTTACTGCTCTTCATCCAATTTCGTTTGAAGTTGCAAAAGGAGAACTGTTTGGAATAATTGGTCCGGATGGTTCCGGGAAAACAACTTTGTTTAGAATTTTAAACACGTTGTTGTTGCCTGATTCTGGAGATGCATGGGTGGATGGATTTCACATCGTTCATGAATATAAGCAAATCAGAAAGCGAACTGGCTACATGCCAGGTAAATTTTCTTTATATCAGGATCTTACTGTGCAGGAAAACCTACAGTTTTTTGCTACCATTTTCAATACAAGTATTGAGAAGAATTATGATTTAATTAAGGACATTTATGGTCAGATTGAACCCTTTAAGAATCGAAAGGCAGGAAAATTATCAGGAGGAATGAAGCAGAAATTAGCCTTGAGCTGTGCATTGATTCATAAACCAACTGTTTTATTTTTAGACGAGCCAACTACAGGCGTAGATGCTGTTTCCCGAAAGGAATTCTGGCAAATTCTTAAATCATTGCAAAAACAGGGCATTACTATTTTGGTTTCAACACCTTATATGGATGAAGCTAATTTATGCGATCGGGTGGCTTTAATACAAGAAGGCAAAGTGCTAAGCATGGATACCCCTGAAATCATTACGGGCAATTTTCACAAAAATATTTTTGCAATTAAATCAGCTAAAAGAATTACTTTATTAAGTGATTTACGCTCCAGGGAATTTACTGAACATGTATATCCCTTTGGTGAATATTTCCATTTGATCACAAAATCACCCATGGAACCCCAGCAAGTTTATGCAGAACTTGCATCTATGAACCATCAGGACTTAAAAGTAGAAAAAGTAAAGGCAGATATCGAAGACGTATTTATTGACCTTATGAGAAACGAGCATGCAGTTTGA
- a CDS encoding ABC transporter ATP-binding protein, which translates to MQFENKMISVESLTKKFGDFMAVDHISFDVGQGEIFGFLGANGAGKTTAMRILCGLSKPTSGRAIVAGHSIDNEAELIKTKIGYMSQKFSLYDDLTISENLKFYGGIYGLSLNQIKEKTHTLLKQLQLEKEQNNLVKSLPLGWKQKLSFSVAIFHDPKIVFLDEPTGGVDPITRREFWELIYEAAAKGTTVFVTTHYMDEAEYCDRVCIMVDGRIEALDTPSQLRKLFNASSMDQVFYSLARNANRTELT; encoded by the coding sequence ATGCAGTTTGAAAACAAAATGATATCAGTAGAATCCCTTACAAAGAAATTTGGTGATTTTATGGCTGTGGATCACATCAGCTTTGATGTGGGGCAAGGGGAAATCTTTGGTTTTCTTGGGGCAAATGGTGCAGGCAAAACTACGGCTATGAGAATTCTATGTGGTCTGAGTAAGCCTACTAGTGGTAGAGCTATTGTTGCAGGGCATTCCATTGACAATGAGGCAGAACTTATAAAAACCAAAATTGGTTATATGAGTCAAAAATTCTCCTTGTATGATGACTTGACCATTTCAGAAAATTTAAAATTTTATGGTGGAATTTATGGTTTGTCTTTGAATCAAATTAAAGAGAAAACACACACATTGTTGAAGCAACTTCAGTTGGAAAAAGAACAGAACAATTTGGTTAAATCATTACCACTAGGCTGGAAGCAGAAACTTAGTTTCAGCGTTGCTATTTTTCACGATCCCAAAATTGTATTTCTTGATGAGCCAACAGGTGGAGTAGATCCTATCACCCGCAGAGAATTTTGGGAATTGATTTATGAGGCTGCAGCCAAGGGCACTACCGTTTTTGTGACCACTCATTACATGGATGAAGCGGAATATTGTGACCGAGTTTGTATCATGGTAGATGGAAGAATTGAGGCTTTGGATACACCAAGCCAGTTAAGAAAACTGTTTAATGCATCAAGCATGGATCAGGTATTTTACTCACTTGCCAGAAATGCAAATAGAACAGAATTGACATAA
- a CDS encoding ABC transporter permease, with protein MRQFAIFVYKETLHIWRDKRTLFILIGMPIAQILIFGFALTNEVKNSNIAILNPSKDKSSKQIIERIEASKYFDIYQELQNPTDIDNAFKTGKIKMVVVFSSKFENELQKNHSGEIQLIADGSDPNTASTLVNYASAIIRDYQNELLSLNKLPYSIKTELRMLYNPQLKGAFNFVPGVMSMILLLVCTLMTSISIVREKELGTMEILLASPVQPFMIIGAKAVPYFVLSLVNIATILLLSVYVLEIPIRGSLSLLVLSSMLFIITALILGLFISTITDSQMTAMFIAMVGMFLPTVMLSGFMFPIENMPMPLRIMSNIVPAKWYYIIVKSIMIKGLGVSAILKELSILFGMMIIFLGLAVRKFKIRLA; from the coding sequence ATGAGGCAATTTGCAATATTTGTATATAAAGAAACTCTTCACATTTGGAGAGACAAAAGAACTTTATTCATCTTAATTGGAATGCCTATTGCCCAGATATTGATATTTGGGTTTGCATTGACCAATGAAGTCAAAAATTCAAATATTGCCATCCTTAATCCTTCAAAAGATAAATCAAGTAAGCAGATTATTGAGAGAATTGAAGCCAGCAAATATTTTGATATCTATCAGGAGTTACAAAATCCGACAGATATAGATAATGCATTCAAAACAGGTAAGATTAAAATGGTAGTTGTTTTTTCATCAAAATTTGAAAACGAGCTTCAAAAAAATCACAGTGGGGAAATTCAACTGATCGCAGATGGGTCAGACCCTAATACTGCAAGTACTTTGGTAAACTATGCATCCGCTATTATACGGGATTATCAAAACGAATTGCTAAGTTTGAATAAATTACCATATTCAATTAAGACAGAGTTGAGGATGCTTTATAACCCTCAATTAAAAGGTGCTTTCAATTTTGTACCTGGTGTGATGTCAATGATTTTACTCCTGGTTTGTACTTTGATGACTTCAATTTCAATAGTTCGTGAAAAGGAATTGGGAACTATGGAGATTTTATTGGCATCGCCGGTTCAGCCATTTATGATAATTGGTGCAAAAGCGGTTCCTTATTTTGTACTTTCTCTTGTAAATATTGCGACCATTTTATTGCTCAGTGTTTATGTTTTGGAAATACCTATTCGAGGAAGTCTCTCTTTACTTGTTTTAAGTAGCATGTTGTTTATCATCACTGCCCTAATCTTGGGACTATTTATAAGTACGATTACAGACTCACAGATGACAGCCATGTTTATTGCAATGGTAGGAATGTTTCTTCCTACGGTAATGTTAAGTGGCTTTATGTTTCCTATTGAGAATATGCCCATGCCTTTGAGAATTATGTCAAACATCGTTCCTGCAAAGTGGTATTATATTATAGTTAAGTCTATAATGATTAAGGGACTGGGTGTTTCTGCCATTCTTAAGGAGCTGAGTATATTATTTGGAATGATGATAATTTTTCTTGGACTGGCTGTTAGAAAATTTAAAATAAGATTAGCATGA
- a CDS encoding ABC transporter permease → MSPLRFLLQKEFNQIRRNPAILRMMFIMPIIQLIVLPFAANYEVKEIKLAVVDQDNSSYTRECTQKILAGKYFNLSSFNQSYKPAIEEVEQDKADVILTFPPNFEMDLLRENEATVFIAVNGINGVKASLGAAYLQLILREFNQDIRSRLIQLPRFSPEPLINVSYRFLYNQHLLYPVFMVPGILTLLLTMIGMFLASLNIVREKEIGTIEQINVTPIKKYHFILGKLIPFWLMSQVVLTIGLVVARVVYGISVANHLELIYLFSAVYMLAVLGLGLLISTYSQTQQQAVLVSFFLMMVFILLSGLYTSIDSMPFWAKVITWFNPVAYFVAVMRMVVIKGSGFWDIASHLAIIFGFALFLISWAILNYRKRS, encoded by the coding sequence ATGAGTCCATTGAGGTTTTTGCTACAGAAGGAATTCAATCAGATCAGGAGAAACCCTGCTATACTGAGAATGATGTTTATCATGCCCATCATTCAGTTAATAGTCCTTCCCTTTGCAGCAAATTATGAAGTGAAAGAAATTAAACTGGCAGTCGTTGATCAGGATAATTCTTCTTATACCAGAGAATGTACGCAAAAAATTTTAGCCGGGAAATATTTTAATTTAAGTTCATTCAATCAATCTTATAAACCAGCAATTGAAGAAGTGGAGCAGGACAAAGCTGATGTGATTCTTACTTTTCCACCAAATTTTGAGATGGATCTTTTACGTGAGAATGAAGCAACGGTTTTTATAGCAGTAAATGGGATTAATGGAGTTAAGGCAAGTTTAGGAGCAGCATATTTACAACTTATTCTGCGGGAATTTAATCAGGACATTAGAAGTCGCTTGATTCAATTACCAAGATTTAGCCCTGAGCCGCTGATTAATGTCAGTTATCGTTTTTTGTATAATCAGCATTTATTGTATCCGGTTTTTATGGTTCCTGGCATACTCACTCTGCTTCTGACCATGATCGGTATGTTTCTTGCATCCCTTAATATAGTGCGTGAAAAGGAAATTGGAACCATTGAACAAATCAATGTCACACCTATAAAGAAATATCACTTCATTTTAGGAAAGCTCATTCCCTTTTGGTTAATGTCCCAGGTGGTACTTACTATTGGGCTTGTAGTAGCCAGAGTTGTTTATGGTATAAGTGTGGCAAATCATCTTGAATTGATTTATTTGTTCAGTGCAGTTTATATGTTGGCCGTATTAGGATTAGGCTTACTAATTTCGACCTATTCTCAAACCCAGCAACAAGCTGTTTTGGTTTCATTTTTTCTAATGATGGTCTTTATTTTACTAAGTGGTCTTTATACATCAATAGACAGTATGCCATTTTGGGCAAAAGTGATAACCTGGTTCAATCCAGTTGCCTATTTTGTTGCAGTAATGAGAATGGTAGTTATCAAGGGGAGTGGATTCTGGGATATTGCCAGTCATCTAGCCATAATCTTTGGATTTGCTTTGTTTCTAATAAGTTGGGCGATTTTAAATTACAGAAAACGTAGTTAA
- a CDS encoding gliding motility-associated C-terminal domain-containing protein encodes MKRYLLFFLTAFIIISQAIGQNIQYQKLYFMSDYKPGIKNPHTNFYDIQSFSDGGFATLGFVTDTFNFSQGILTKYDCTGNPIWTKFLGPSGSPTNTNFGIVEADGGDVVFSFNLGTGFFQGSILAGRIGPNGQVKWMKKIGNNSEFGRDIVMTKDSGFVIAGSTAFYGTDRTAADLYIVKLDRDGKIQWTKTFGNPNTTYDEAYAIKSDSEGNLAICGRCIDEGTFKAFIAKLSPDGNPLGFKTFGYENQRTYCFDIEIDKEDNYLITGSTTILEENHQSSEYDVFLIKTDKNLNALFTNVYETSVGNDAGSIGEGLAVLSDGSYAIGVSTFAFTAHAASGPNAPNKNALYVINKDGSLKNAFIYNRKGSQYTRVRVSPIGGVILSGFSTAYASNVNFQGLVIKTNNDFLSGCNDIDVTQELTQFEPNWTIRDFVYQTKAGQQIIDYKNFKDSVLFSKTICETDFEIKPLFTGPKQVCDGSEVEFIDLSSGDPTATHSWIINGQNIDGAGNKKYVFSTPGIYKIVRLMQVGCIVRTFELTLEVSSYISQNIFAELCTGKSFLFNGKELVTPGIYTDTIRIAGSCDSIVTLNLTSNKYVHLGEIYDTIRCGENKSNYNINYNNGGNFNIEIKNIAGCDSITGILHVTAYKDAKISKNICSGTGFEFNNKVYSQEGEFIDTVKINGTCFEITQITITKTQVRTEPKFDTLFCGKAKLIDGINYIKEGTYNIQLKDTAGCLEADYNLVIASTICEDCLMVPNVFTPENGDDLNNIFRPVLAPDCKAKLTKIKFRVFNRWGKLVYESEDINLPGWNGRYENEPAPIETYLYQLNYDLEFGEGQGNLSNLKKKGSVSLIR; translated from the coding sequence ATGAAAAGATACTTGCTATTTTTCTTAACTGCGTTTATTATTATTAGTCAGGCAATTGGCCAAAATATTCAATATCAGAAGCTTTATTTCATGTCGGATTATAAGCCTGGGATTAAAAATCCGCATACCAATTTTTATGACATTCAATCCTTTTCTGATGGAGGTTTTGCGACATTAGGGTTTGTGACGGATACTTTCAACTTTTCACAAGGTATTTTAACTAAATATGACTGTACCGGAAACCCGATTTGGACCAAATTTTTAGGACCATCCGGATCACCCACCAATACTAACTTTGGAATTGTTGAAGCAGATGGTGGTGATGTAGTTTTTTCATTTAATTTGGGTACGGGGTTTTTTCAAGGATCCATACTGGCCGGAAGAATCGGGCCAAACGGACAGGTTAAATGGATGAAAAAAATTGGTAACAACAGTGAATTCGGCAGAGACATAGTTATGACCAAAGACAGTGGTTTTGTGATTGCAGGAAGTACTGCATTTTATGGCACAGACCGGACTGCTGCAGATCTTTATATAGTCAAACTTGACCGTGATGGTAAAATCCAGTGGACCAAAACTTTTGGAAATCCTAATACAACCTATGACGAAGCTTATGCCATTAAGTCAGATTCGGAAGGTAATCTTGCAATTTGTGGACGCTGTATTGATGAAGGGACCTTTAAAGCCTTTATCGCAAAGCTGTCACCGGATGGCAATCCACTTGGATTTAAAACATTTGGTTATGAAAATCAGAGAACATACTGTTTTGACATAGAAATTGATAAGGAAGATAATTACTTGATCACCGGATCGACTACTATTCTTGAAGAAAACCATCAGAGTTCGGAATATGACGTTTTCCTAATCAAAACAGATAAAAATCTTAATGCCCTTTTTACTAATGTTTATGAGACCAGCGTAGGGAATGATGCCGGCTCAATCGGTGAGGGACTGGCTGTCCTTTCTGATGGCAGTTATGCAATAGGAGTCAGTACTTTTGCTTTTACAGCACATGCTGCTTCCGGACCGAATGCACCTAACAAAAATGCACTTTATGTAATTAATAAAGATGGCTCCTTAAAAAATGCTTTTATTTATAACCGAAAGGGATCTCAATATACCCGGGTTAGGGTTTCTCCCATTGGTGGGGTAATTCTTTCGGGATTCAGCACCGCATATGCATCTAATGTCAATTTTCAAGGACTGGTTATCAAAACAAACAATGACTTCTTATCCGGCTGCAATGATATTGATGTTACCCAAGAACTCACACAATTTGAACCCAATTGGACTATAAGAGATTTTGTGTATCAAACAAAAGCGGGGCAACAGATCATCGATTATAAAAACTTTAAGGACTCCGTATTATTTTCCAAAACTATTTGCGAAACGGATTTTGAAATCAAACCATTGTTTACCGGTCCGAAGCAAGTTTGCGATGGTTCCGAAGTTGAATTCATAGATCTCTCCTCCGGGGATCCAACTGCAACTCACAGTTGGATCATCAATGGCCAGAACATTGATGGCGCCGGGAATAAAAAATATGTATTTTCTACCCCTGGAATCTACAAAATTGTTAGACTCATGCAGGTAGGATGTATTGTGCGTACATTTGAGTTGACCTTAGAAGTTTCTTCCTACATCAGTCAAAATATTTTCGCTGAATTATGCACAGGGAAATCCTTTTTATTTAATGGTAAAGAACTGGTAACACCGGGTATTTATACCGATACAATTAGAATTGCTGGAAGCTGTGATTCGATAGTGACACTGAATCTTACATCCAACAAATATGTACATCTTGGTGAAATTTATGATACTATTCGATGTGGAGAAAACAAGAGCAACTATAATATAAACTACAACAATGGCGGAAACTTTAATATAGAGATAAAAAACATAGCTGGCTGCGACTCAATTACGGGAATTTTGCATGTTACTGCCTATAAAGATGCTAAAATTAGTAAAAATATTTGCAGTGGTACAGGTTTTGAATTCAATAATAAAGTTTATTCCCAAGAAGGTGAATTTATAGATACAGTAAAAATTAATGGAACATGTTTTGAAATAACACAAATTACAATTACCAAAACTCAAGTTAGAACTGAACCAAAATTTGATACATTGTTTTGTGGCAAAGCAAAGTTGATCGATGGCATTAATTACATAAAGGAGGGCACATACAATATTCAATTAAAAGATACAGCCGGTTGTCTGGAGGCCGACTATAATTTAGTAATTGCCAGCACTATTTGTGAAGATTGTTTGATGGTACCGAATGTATTTACTCCCGAAAATGGTGATGATTTAAATAATATATTCAGACCAGTTTTGGCCCCTGATTGTAAGGCCAAACTAACCAAAATAAAATTTAGAGTGTTTAATCGATGGGGTAAACTGGTGTATGAATCTGAAGACATTAATCTCCCTGGTTGGAACGGACGATATGAAAATGAGCCGGCCCCAATTGAAACTTATTTATATCAACTAAATTATGATCTTGAATTTGGGGAAGGTCAGGGAAATTTAAGCAACTTAAAAAAGAAAGGTTCTGTAAGTTTAATAAGATAG
- a CDS encoding polysaccharide biosynthesis C-terminal domain-containing protein: protein MKKEFVINIFLLILVNALIKPIYLFGIDRNIQLIVGTEAYGNYVNILNFTFILQFISDFGLQNYMSRFVSQDSTNAKNTYSKILSFKLILSIVYFLLTLFLAWIWYGEEFNIRFVAHVCLNQIFVSSIFFIRANISGLGLYKTDSFISVLDRLYLIVLGGIFILSPALKSNVTINFFVWIQTVSLFLCFLTGLIVLMSHHFKFNIIKVSKSDLMKILTASLPFAMIYLTSAVFYKSDNIWLVKLLPDGKLQSGIFAASLRLYEAMSMISLAFGSLLLAMFSRSFMDKNILHNLLKTSVSILLIISILLAFSGYFYSMEINSMLYHNGDPYWVRILSIMMLCFIPGSINYIFSSYLQAIHREKLLLRIYFILALLSILLNLIFVPILKAEGSAWVFFIVQLLLFVIQIFFIRSELNFGFNSIMRQLVFISTAFFLYFVIAKYCHFAIFYKLSLSAALIFLMAFITGIARITEVKNFLALKKW from the coding sequence TTGAAAAAGGAATTTGTAATTAATATATTTTTATTGATCCTGGTGAACGCCCTGATCAAACCAATTTATTTATTTGGTATCGATCGAAACATACAATTGATTGTAGGGACAGAGGCATATGGAAATTACGTAAACATTCTGAATTTCACTTTTATACTTCAGTTCATAAGCGATTTTGGGTTACAGAATTACATGAGTCGATTTGTGAGTCAGGATAGTACTAATGCCAAAAATACTTATTCAAAAATTTTGAGTTTTAAATTAATTCTATCCATAGTTTATTTTTTGCTCACCTTGTTTCTTGCCTGGATTTGGTATGGAGAAGAATTCAATATTCGCTTTGTAGCACACGTATGTCTAAATCAAATTTTTGTAAGTAGCATTTTCTTTATAAGAGCAAATATTTCAGGTTTGGGTTTGTATAAGACAGATAGTTTTATTTCGGTTTTAGACAGATTGTACCTAATTGTATTGGGAGGTATTTTTATTTTATCTCCAGCTTTAAAGTCAAACGTTACCATTAATTTCTTTGTTTGGATTCAAACTGTTTCGTTGTTTTTATGCTTTTTAACTGGTTTGATCGTTTTGATGAGTCATCATTTTAAATTCAATATTATCAAAGTTTCAAAGTCAGACCTGATGAAAATTTTGACGGCCAGCCTACCTTTTGCTATGATTTATTTAACCAGTGCGGTTTTTTATAAATCAGACAATATTTGGCTTGTAAAACTTTTGCCTGATGGAAAGCTTCAATCTGGAATTTTCGCGGCTTCGCTTCGACTTTACGAGGCTATGTCTATGATTTCATTAGCCTTTGGAAGTTTGTTGCTCGCCATGTTTTCACGAAGTTTTATGGATAAAAACATTCTTCATAATTTGTTGAAAACATCTGTATCCATACTTCTTATAATATCAATTTTACTTGCTTTTTCCGGATACTTTTACAGCATGGAAATAAACTCCATGTTATATCATAATGGAGATCCCTACTGGGTCAGAATATTATCTATTATGATGCTTTGTTTTATCCCTGGAAGCATTAACTATATATTTAGCTCATACCTTCAGGCGATACATCGGGAAAAACTGCTGTTAAGGATATATTTTATATTAGCACTCTTATCTATATTATTAAATTTGATTTTCGTTCCAATACTTAAAGCAGAAGGATCGGCTTGGGTATTTTTCATAGTTCAGTTATTATTATTTGTTATCCAAATATTCTTTATAAGGAGTGAACTGAATTTTGGATTTAACTCAATAATGCGACAACTTGTATTCATATCTACGGCATTCTTTCTTTATTTTGTGATAGCAAAATATTGCCATTTTGCAATATTTTACAAATTATCACTTTCTGCTGCGTTGATTTTCTTGATGGCCTTCATTACGGGTATTGCCAGGATAACGGAGGTTAAAAATTTTCTTGCTTTAAAGAAATGGTAG
- a CDS encoding MGMT family protein: MLGYKDKTEIEIQVIREAEDRAIAFYQRDFRPETHYYDQVYDVVRMIPYGKVTTYGAIANFLTLGSARMVGWALNQVKDSLVDVPAHRVVNAKGELSGRLYFGHGKMEQLLSAEGILVVNDKVSNMKDFFWDPGGELQ; the protein is encoded by the coding sequence ATGCTGGGCTATAAGGATAAAACTGAAATTGAAATTCAAGTTATCAGGGAAGCTGAAGATCGCGCTATTGCTTTTTATCAACGCGATTTTAGACCGGAAACACATTATTATGATCAGGTTTATGATGTAGTAAGAATGATTCCATATGGCAAAGTAACTACTTATGGAGCAATAGCTAATTTCCTTACTCTCGGGTCAGCAAGAATGGTTGGATGGGCTTTGAATCAAGTTAAAGATAGCTTGGTTGATGTTCCGGCACACAGAGTGGTAAATGCTAAGGGGGAGCTGAGTGGAAGGTTATATTTTGGTCATGGTAAAATGGAGCAGCTTTTGTCAGCTGAGGGAATTTTGGTAGTGAATGATAAAGTGAGCAACATGAAAGATTTCTTTTGGGACCCTGGGGGTGAACTGCAGTAA